A single genomic interval of uncultured Sphaerochaeta sp. harbors:
- a CDS encoding winged helix-turn-helix transcriptional regulator: MQSEPTTKEFSILSYIEQNSDATQRQLSEHVGVSLGMINILLKRLVKKGLVKIERLQPNSVKYFLTPQGIASKLERTYGYIVRTYRELESYKARVIMVAEQIAKKHTVDAVYFFGPNDEFAAMISAFIRLDSSDGPAIKIVHEEKDLLEYSKKVPILIWDHEYAEALEGSGYSWMNIMQSLDV, translated from the coding sequence ATGCAAAGCGAACCAACAACCAAGGAATTCTCCATCCTATCCTACATTGAGCAAAACTCAGATGCTACCCAACGACAGCTGTCTGAGCATGTTGGTGTGTCCTTGGGGATGATCAACATTTTGTTGAAGCGTTTGGTGAAGAAGGGTTTGGTAAAAATTGAGCGACTCCAGCCCAATTCAGTCAAGTACTTCCTCACTCCCCAGGGTATCGCCAGCAAGCTGGAGAGGACGTATGGGTATATCGTGAGGACGTATAGGGAGCTCGAGAGCTATAAGGCGAGAGTCATTATGGTTGCTGAGCAGATTGCCAAGAAGCATACGGTCGATGCTGTATACTTCTTTGGACCTAACGATGAGTTTGCTGCCATGATATCTGCCTTTATCAGGCTAGATAGTAGTGATGGTCCAGCAATCAAGATTGTTCATGAAGAGAAAGATCTTCTGGAGTATTCGAAGAAAGTTCCCATTCTTATTTGGGACCATGAATACGCCGAAGCATTGGAAGGTTCTGGGTATTCGTGGATGAATATAATGCAATCCTTGGATGTCTAA
- a CDS encoding glycosyltransferase family 2 protein translates to MDFVKDLVSVIIPVYNAEKFLQATLHSVINQTYKNIEIVIVDDCSTDNSAEIIRHFISNQIEIVYYLQDKNRGAGAARNKALELARGQYVAFLDSDDIWLFEKIERQISLMKEKRTGFCYAAIEMIDENNQIVKTKRKIKETCDYHYLLRNTIIATSTVIIDRIILGDFKMPLRRGGQDYATWLMLLRNGEVAYGINEVMSQYRLVSGSLSSNKLKSIKQVWEIQTQDEKIGKGSAALNVIGFVLNAVKKYWI, encoded by the coding sequence ATGGACTTTGTTAAGGATTTGGTTTCTGTAATTATACCCGTTTATAATGCTGAGAAATTTCTTCAAGCGACTTTGCATTCTGTTATCAATCAAACCTATAAAAATATCGAAATTGTTATAGTTGATGATTGTTCTACTGATAATTCTGCAGAGATAATAAGACATTTTATTTCTAATCAAATAGAGATTGTGTATTATTTGCAGGATAAAAATAGAGGAGCTGGAGCTGCTAGAAACAAGGCTTTAGAACTGGCTAGGGGGCAGTATGTTGCATTCTTGGATAGTGATGATATTTGGTTGTTTGAAAAGATTGAACGTCAAATAAGCCTGATGAAAGAGAAAAGAACTGGGTTTTGTTATGCTGCGATTGAAATGATAGACGAGAATAATCAAATAGTTAAGACTAAACGTAAGATAAAAGAAACTTGTGACTATCACTATCTTTTACGCAATACGATTATTGCAACATCTACTGTAATAATTGATAGAATTATTCTAGGTGATTTTAAAATGCCTCTCAGAAGAGGTGGGCAAGACTATGCAACTTGGTTGATGCTCCTTAGGAATGGTGAAGTTGCTTATGGAATTAATGAGGTAATGAGCCAATACCGGTTAGTCAGTGGGTCCTTATCTTCAAATAAGTTAAAAAGTATTAAACAAGTTTGGGAAATTCAGACTCAAGATGAGAAGATTGGAAAAGGTTCAGCTGCATTGAATGTGATTGGGTTTGTTTTGAATGCGGTGAAGAAATATTGGATTTAG
- a CDS encoding pyridoxal-dependent decarboxylase: MNDKQLLTLQKDFGKAFYLLDSVQFRKNYKELAEAFSSIYPKFNIAYSYKTNYTPKLCKIVNELGGYAEVVSDMEMEIALRVGVKPEAIIWNGPIKNYEKVEHFLLDGGKVNLDSLYEVSLIKSIAEKYPHNRLNIGIRVNFEINDGVVSRFGFDVDSDEFKKVFELTKIHNIHLYGVQCHFATRRLDTWRPRAERMISIFDSLGIVPEIIDLGGGLFGKMDSSLQAQFESKIPTYEEYASEVAFLFVERYGRSNGPTLLLEPGSALVGDCMQFVTVVENVKDIRGKKIATVLGSIYNINPTLNKKNPPLRVVNSGAIQEYFEDLDFGGYTCIESDYIYRHYQGKLAVGDLLVFGNAGSYSVVLKPPFILPNFPILDTSEGKIEVLKHAETFDDIFHTFEF, translated from the coding sequence ATGAATGATAAACAATTGCTTACGTTGCAAAAGGATTTTGGAAAAGCTTTTTATTTGCTAGATTCGGTACAGTTTAGAAAAAATTATAAAGAATTGGCAGAAGCCTTTTCGTCAATATATCCAAAATTCAATATAGCGTATTCATATAAGACAAATTATACTCCAAAGCTTTGCAAAATAGTAAATGAACTTGGAGGTTATGCAGAAGTGGTTTCTGATATGGAAATGGAAATAGCTCTTCGAGTAGGAGTAAAGCCAGAAGCCATAATCTGGAATGGGCCAATCAAGAACTATGAAAAAGTTGAGCATTTTCTTTTGGATGGGGGGAAAGTCAATCTTGATTCTCTGTATGAAGTCTCCCTAATTAAATCTATTGCAGAAAAGTATCCGCATAATCGATTAAATATTGGAATCAGGGTGAACTTTGAAATAAATGATGGTGTAGTTTCAAGATTTGGCTTTGATGTTGACTCTGACGAATTTAAGAAAGTTTTTGAGTTAACCAAAATTCATAATATTCATCTATACGGGGTGCAATGCCATTTTGCTACGAGAAGACTTGACACTTGGAGGCCTAGGGCTGAAAGAATGATTAGTATTTTTGATTCCTTGGGGATAGTTCCTGAAATTATTGACCTAGGTGGAGGTTTATTCGGCAAGATGGATAGTTCTTTACAAGCCCAATTTGAATCAAAAATTCCAACATATGAAGAGTATGCATCAGAGGTTGCCTTTCTTTTTGTAGAGCGATATGGCCGTAGTAATGGTCCGACACTCCTGCTTGAACCTGGGAGCGCGCTAGTTGGTGATTGTATGCAATTTGTAACTGTCGTTGAGAATGTCAAAGATATTAGAGGAAAAAAAATAGCAACTGTTCTCGGAAGTATCTACAATATTAATCCCACTCTTAACAAGAAGAATCCCCCATTGAGAGTAGTGAATTCTGGAGCAATCCAAGAATATTTTGAAGATTTGGATTTTGGAGGATACACTTGTATTGAATCTGACTATATTTATCGTCATTATCAGGGCAAACTTGCAGTCGGTGATCTGCTCGTATTTGGAAATGCGGGGTCATACTCTGTAGTGCTTAAACCCCCTTTTATTCTTCCCAATTTTCCTATACTTGATACTAGCGAAGGAAAGATTGAAGTATTAAAACATGCAGAAACATTTGACGATATTTTCCATACATTTGAATTTTAG
- a CDS encoding branched-chain amino acid transaminase: protein MKTEVSNRFIWFMGEILNVNDAKINILSPTSQFGLNVFEGIPCYWNDEEKQLYAFRLRDHYARLLRSARLLQLDCPYTEEEMKKSLIDVVRANEYSENISVRQTLFVDGFGSWGSEGPVDMFIAPIPKGKTSSEYNKKGLHCCITSWTRINDNSLSPRIKCGANYINSRMGQREAMRNGYDTCIFLNEAGKISEGPGSCFFMVKNGVLITPPLTDSVLESITRDTVIKLATKQGIEVLERSIDRTELYTCDEAFLCGSAMELTPILSIDQYTVGIGGVGSITEGLHDAYLTAVNGGNHEWITPIY, encoded by the coding sequence ATGAAAACAGAAGTGAGTAACAGATTCATCTGGTTTATGGGTGAAATACTAAATGTAAATGATGCAAAGATAAATATTCTTTCACCCACCTCTCAATTTGGTTTGAATGTATTTGAAGGTATCCCTTGTTATTGGAATGATGAAGAGAAGCAGCTATATGCATTCCGACTTCGTGATCACTATGCACGATTATTGAGATCTGCAAGGCTATTGCAGTTGGATTGTCCATACACCGAAGAAGAAATGAAAAAATCTCTCATCGATGTGGTAAGAGCAAATGAGTATTCAGAGAATATTTCTGTTAGACAGACATTATTTGTTGATGGATTTGGTTCTTGGGGTTCTGAAGGACCCGTTGATATGTTCATAGCGCCTATCCCTAAAGGGAAGACAAGCTCAGAGTATAATAAGAAAGGTTTGCATTGTTGTATTACATCCTGGACCCGGATCAACGACAACAGTCTTTCTCCGAGAATCAAATGTGGAGCGAATTATATTAATAGTCGTATGGGGCAAAGAGAAGCAATGCGTAATGGGTATGATACATGTATATTTCTAAATGAAGCTGGGAAAATTTCAGAAGGACCTGGTTCTTGTTTCTTTATGGTAAAAAATGGCGTTCTCATTACTCCTCCACTGACGGATTCTGTACTTGAGAGTATAACGAGAGATACTGTAATTAAGTTAGCAACAAAGCAGGGCATAGAGGTTTTGGAACGGAGTATTGATCGAACAGAACTCTATACATGCGATGAAGCTTTTCTGTGTGGTTCTGCTATGGAACTAACACCCATTCTCAGTATTGATCAATATACTGTTGGAATTGGGGGAGTTGGAAGTATCACAGAGGGTTTACATGATGCTTACTTAACAGCTGTAAATGGGGGGAATCATGAATGGATAACACCAATTTATTAA
- a CDS encoding aldolase/citrate lyase family protein, whose translation MPLKLMYITNSPQIALIAEQYGVDRIWIDLETLGKEERQKGLNSVKSNHSISDIALISKRLTTAEMLVRVNPWNLKSLKEVDQVIQAGAELIMLPMWRNKVEVKSFIDAVGCRAKTVLLLETEEAVECLDDVLSLPGIDEIHIGLNDLHLALGLTFMFELLANGTVEVLCKKIQRAGIPYGFGGIAKIGEGLLPAEKIILEHYRLGSTRAILSRTFCDTVHIQDIEEIRKLFELNMKNLRKFEKYAVRQNEKTLLKNQAEVLVGVEAIVEKIKRASIHE comes from the coding sequence ATGCCTTTGAAACTTATGTATATTACAAATAGCCCACAAATTGCACTAATTGCAGAACAATATGGTGTTGATAGAATTTGGATTGATCTAGAGACTCTTGGGAAAGAAGAACGCCAGAAGGGGTTGAATTCAGTAAAGTCAAATCACTCGATTTCAGATATTGCATTAATTTCAAAAAGACTTACAACTGCTGAGATGCTTGTTAGAGTTAATCCATGGAATTTAAAATCTTTAAAGGAAGTTGATCAGGTAATACAGGCTGGTGCTGAATTGATAATGCTCCCAATGTGGAGAAATAAAGTTGAGGTTAAGTCCTTTATTGATGCAGTTGGATGTAGAGCAAAGACAGTTTTACTTCTTGAAACAGAGGAGGCTGTTGAATGCCTAGACGATGTTCTTTCTCTCCCTGGAATAGACGAGATACATATTGGTTTGAATGACCTTCATCTTGCTTTAGGGCTGACCTTCATGTTTGAATTATTGGCAAATGGTACTGTAGAGGTACTTTGCAAAAAAATACAAAGAGCAGGAATTCCTTATGGTTTTGGAGGAATAGCAAAGATTGGTGAAGGATTGTTGCCTGCTGAAAAGATTATTTTGGAACATTATCGTCTTGGTTCAACAAGAGCAATTCTGTCAAGAACATTTTGCGATACTGTTCATATCCAGGATATTGAAGAGATCAGAAAATTATTTGAATTGAATATGAAGAATCTTAGGAAATTCGAAAAATACGCTGTGCGTCAAAATGAAAAGACTCTATTGAAAAATCAAGCAGAGGTCTTGGTTGGCGTGGAAGCTATTGTTGAAAAGATAAAAAGGGCAAGTATTCATGAATGA
- a CDS encoding transposase, with translation MYHDFTINIPEIKGKITIKRKGGSSFVLFEYERVYDPARKFNIPRRAIIGKVSKEDASLMYPNENYQTHFPSAVLPEERPQAYRSCCLRIGAYLVIDKVAREYGLTHMLERHLGKDGGLLLDLACFSIINEDNAAQYYPDFAFSHPLFSHNMRIYSDSKVSRLLGSLTRDHTIGFLDSWNARRDRRQRLYISYDSTNKNCQVGDVDIVEFGKAKDDKGLPIFNLALAFDKTNQVPLFYEEYPGSINDVSQFSFLVDKVIEYGYKRMGFILDRGYFSKENIRYMDENGYSFIIMVKGMKDLVSALVTSRIHTFETSRECAIRSYRVYGTTVRARLYADDTRDRHFHIYYNSGRQAAEREKLEQRIEGYKKLLRRVEGRAVSFSKNITHYFDIYYGKEDTFLYAREKASVIEAEMALCGYFCIVTSERMGAEQALILYKGRDASEKLFSSDKTFLGGRSMRVQSQQALSSKIFIEFVALIIRNRIYTLLKEELFRLETKPNYMTVPEALRELEKIEMVRRNNGTYRLDHAVTKRQKTILGAFGLDENYARRKATEIGRLLADGRSLMGLPDYEGDDEDGENEEY, from the coding sequence ATGTACCACGATTTCACCATCAATATCCCTGAGATAAAGGGCAAGATCACCATCAAGAGGAAAGGTGGTTCTTCCTTCGTGCTGTTCGAATATGAGCGGGTATATGACCCGGCCCGTAAGTTCAACATCCCCAGGCGGGCGATCATCGGCAAGGTCAGCAAGGAAGATGCCTCCCTGATGTACCCGAATGAGAACTACCAGACCCACTTCCCCTCTGCGGTCCTTCCAGAGGAGAGACCCCAGGCCTACAGGAGCTGCTGCCTGAGGATCGGGGCCTACCTGGTCATTGACAAGGTGGCCCGGGAGTATGGGCTCACCCACATGCTCGAGAGACATCTCGGCAAGGATGGCGGCCTGCTGCTCGACCTCGCCTGTTTCTCCATCATCAATGAGGACAATGCAGCGCAATACTATCCGGACTTTGCCTTCTCCCATCCCCTGTTCTCACACAACATGAGGATCTACAGCGACTCGAAGGTCTCCAGGCTGCTGGGTTCCCTCACAAGGGACCATACCATTGGCTTCCTGGACAGCTGGAATGCCAGGCGGGACAGGAGACAGCGCCTGTACATCTCCTACGACTCGACCAACAAGAACTGCCAGGTGGGGGATGTCGACATCGTTGAGTTCGGCAAGGCCAAGGACGACAAGGGGCTCCCCATCTTCAATCTCGCCCTTGCCTTCGACAAGACCAACCAGGTCCCCCTGTTCTATGAGGAGTACCCGGGCTCAATCAATGATGTCTCCCAGTTCAGCTTCCTGGTCGACAAGGTGATCGAATACGGGTACAAGAGGATGGGCTTCATCCTGGACAGGGGGTACTTCAGCAAGGAGAACATCCGCTACATGGATGAGAACGGCTACAGCTTCATCATCATGGTCAAGGGCATGAAGGATCTCGTCTCGGCCCTGGTCACCAGCAGGATCCACACCTTCGAGACCTCCCGTGAATGTGCCATCCGCTCCTACAGGGTCTACGGGACCACGGTCAGGGCCCGGTTGTATGCGGACGACACCAGGGACCGCCATTTCCACATCTACTACAACAGTGGGCGCCAGGCAGCCGAGCGGGAGAAGCTGGAACAGAGGATCGAAGGCTACAAGAAGCTTCTCAGGCGTGTCGAGGGCCGGGCGGTCTCCTTCAGCAAGAACATCACGCATTATTTCGACATCTACTACGGCAAGGAAGATACGTTTCTTTACGCAAGAGAGAAGGCATCGGTCATTGAGGCTGAAATGGCCCTGTGCGGCTACTTCTGCATTGTCACTTCCGAGAGGATGGGTGCCGAGCAGGCGCTCATCCTGTACAAGGGAAGGGACGCCTCGGAGAAACTCTTCAGCTCAGACAAGACCTTCCTGGGAGGCAGGAGCATGCGGGTGCAGTCCCAGCAGGCACTCTCTTCCAAGATCTTCATCGAGTTCGTGGCCCTCATCATACGCAACAGGATCTACACCCTCCTGAAGGAGGAGCTGTTCAGGCTTGAGACAAAACCGAACTACATGACGGTTCCCGAGGCACTCAGGGAACTTGAGAAGATCGAGATGGTCAGGAGGAACAATGGGACCTACAGGCTGGATCATGCGGTGACCAAGAGGCAGAAAACAATCCTGGGTGCCTTCGGCCTGGATGAGAATTATGCAAGGCGCAAGGCAACCGAGATCGGCAGGCTGCTTGCTGATGGCAGGTCACTGATGGGATTGCCCGATTATGAAGGAGATGATGAAGATGGCGAGAACGAAGAGTATTGA
- a CDS encoding CBS domain-containing protein, which produces MPEQELDLMVAKIQEDDSATFDITPRMLLNSLGCQKRTRNNIRIVDTFLSSHQLEVTPDYSNGWIDGKIILRHKKRATSKVGKDPIRKLAVLEAANQVPMTINNDAPLQEAVTKMIYYDYSQLPVTTGGRTPIGFISWKTIGSAVAHGNESKLVRDYVNKNLKILPLDTPLLSAVEVIYKNDFIVVHKPDRTLCGIVTTADLSSQFLLVTEPFLLLEQIEKHIRRILDGKFLVEELAQFKNQDDKRTIECIDDLTFGEYLILMQTEDNWKKLELCIDRNHFLQNLEDIRQIRNDVMHFSPEGIDDDQRNKLLRMAEFLAKIYKC; this is translated from the coding sequence ATGCCAGAACAAGAACTTGATTTAATGGTAGCAAAAATCCAAGAAGATGACTCTGCAACATTTGATATTACTCCCAGAATGCTTCTCAACTCTCTCGGTTGTCAGAAGAGAACAAGAAACAATATACGAATTGTCGATACGTTTCTTTCTTCGCATCAATTAGAAGTAACACCCGATTATTCTAATGGATGGATTGATGGGAAAATTATCTTGAGACATAAAAAAAGAGCAACATCAAAAGTTGGAAAGGACCCAATAAGAAAACTTGCAGTGTTAGAAGCTGCCAATCAAGTACCTATGACTATCAATAATGATGCGCCTTTACAAGAAGCCGTCACAAAGATGATATACTATGACTATTCTCAGTTGCCTGTTACTACAGGAGGAAGAACACCAATAGGTTTTATTTCATGGAAGACTATCGGATCAGCTGTTGCTCATGGAAATGAATCAAAACTAGTCAGAGATTATGTAAACAAGAATCTCAAGATTCTCCCATTAGATACTCCCCTCTTATCGGCTGTTGAAGTAATTTACAAAAATGATTTCATAGTAGTTCATAAGCCGGATAGAACTCTTTGTGGTATAGTTACAACTGCCGATTTATCATCACAATTCTTATTAGTAACGGAACCTTTCCTTTTGTTAGAGCAGATTGAAAAACATATTCGTAGAATACTCGACGGCAAATTTCTTGTTGAAGAATTGGCACAATTTAAAAATCAAGATGATAAAAGAACAATAGAATGTATCGATGATTTGACATTTGGTGAGTATTTGATACTTATGCAAACAGAAGATAATTGGAAGAAGCTAGAATTATGCATTGATCGTAATCACTTTTTGCAGAATCTAGAAGATATTCGACAAATACGCAATGATGTAATGCATTTCAGCCCTGAAGGGATTGATGATGACCAAAGAAACAAGCTTCTTCGGATGGCTGAGTTCCTTGCCAAAATTTATAAATGCTAA
- a CDS encoding glycosyltransferase family 4 protein, whose protein sequence is MKILHINSYYAANGFYENLYNQQIKLGYTIKVFLPILKNEKLKFDYGEYVDIFRGYRTLDRLFFIPKHLKILKESKKRYSADSFDLIHAHSLISNGFVAHGLSKKIGIPYIVAVRDTDLNFFLKKFRFLKPLAKRILADASRIIFLSPGYREETIKLLFSKKEESSIKQKSELIPNGIDDFWLNNLSDNHRANLNKKNIQIITVGQICRRKNFNTACQAVEMLHQEGYNISHKIIGKVIDDGILSEILTYPFVQYINHLSKDKLIEYYRDSHVFVLPSITETFGLVYGESLSQGLPVIYTKGQGFDGQFEEGHVGYHVYPKDPADIAEKIKLVLNNYEHLSSNCVSSVEKFDWRRIAEQYKAVYEGI, encoded by the coding sequence ATGAAAATTTTACATATTAATTCGTATTATGCAGCTAATGGATTCTATGAAAACCTTTATAATCAACAAATTAAGTTAGGTTATACAATAAAGGTCTTTTTACCTATCTTAAAAAATGAAAAGCTAAAATTCGATTACGGAGAGTATGTTGATATTTTTAGAGGTTATAGAACCCTTGATAGATTGTTTTTCATTCCCAAGCACCTTAAAATATTGAAGGAGTCTAAGAAAAGGTACAGTGCTGATTCATTTGATTTGATTCATGCTCATTCATTGATTTCAAATGGATTTGTTGCACATGGATTGTCAAAGAAAATAGGGATTCCTTATATTGTGGCAGTACGTGATACTGATTTAAATTTCTTTTTAAAAAAATTTAGATTTCTTAAACCTTTAGCAAAAAGAATATTAGCGGATGCTTCAAGAATAATCTTTCTTTCACCAGGGTATCGAGAAGAAACAATCAAGTTATTATTTTCTAAAAAAGAAGAGTCTTCTATTAAGCAGAAAAGTGAGCTTATCCCCAATGGAATTGATGATTTCTGGTTGAATAATTTATCCGATAATCATCGAGCTAATCTCAATAAAAAAAATATTCAAATCATTACTGTAGGGCAGATTTGTCGGAGAAAAAACTTTAATACAGCTTGCCAAGCTGTGGAGATGTTGCATCAGGAAGGGTATAATATTTCTCATAAGATTATCGGTAAGGTCATTGATGATGGAATTCTTTCAGAAATTCTCACATATCCATTTGTTCAATATATTAATCATTTAAGTAAAGATAAGTTAATTGAATATTATCGTGATTCACATGTATTTGTGTTACCTTCAATAACCGAAACCTTTGGATTAGTATATGGAGAATCATTATCTCAAGGTTTGCCAGTAATTTATACCAAAGGTCAAGGATTTGATGGTCAATTCGAGGAAGGGCATGTAGGATATCATGTTTATCCCAAAGACCCTGCTGATATTGCAGAAAAAATCAAATTAGTTCTTAATAATTATGAACACTTATCAAGCAATTGTGTTTCATCCGTTGAGAAGTTTGATTGGAGACGAATTGCTGAGCAGTATAAAGCAGTTTATGAGGGTATTTGA
- a CDS encoding transposase — protein sequence MQSSHFSKARNQISEYPLRTLFEQQIEDEYQGLMGRLPARSDSGWTYLAVDGTKIALPNLPELREKYFCTGAKASSPTALGSCLYDISNNRLIDAVFSSEYNERSCAVSHMKRYEKLRPGDRKSMFTFDRGYPSIALIQEFEKMGMIYLMRCRTKFNCEIDALPLGCDTTVTSEGSVIRVIKFELSSGQVETLITNDTEHETEEFKRLYFMRWGIEGSYLLLKNRFQLENFTGKTENTLKQDFWATILASTMLMVLEEDVDEQISKEREDKGNKYEYQVNRNIFVGIMRDDLIYALTAKTPKTLTLRMNKIIQRAEKFVCPIKPGRTVPRAENKRKTKFHHNHKSNC from the coding sequence ATGCAGAGTTCACACTTCAGCAAGGCAAGGAACCAGATTTCCGAGTATCCGCTCAGGACGCTCTTCGAGCAACAGATCGAGGACGAGTATCAGGGTTTGATGGGTAGGCTTCCTGCCCGCAGTGACAGCGGATGGACATATCTTGCTGTTGACGGGACCAAGATAGCCCTTCCCAACCTTCCCGAGCTGAGGGAGAAATATTTCTGCACCGGCGCCAAAGCATCTTCCCCCACCGCCCTGGGCTCCTGTCTGTATGACATCAGCAATAACCGCCTGATAGATGCAGTGTTCTCATCCGAATACAATGAACGGTCCTGTGCGGTCTCCCATATGAAAAGGTATGAGAAATTACGTCCTGGGGACAGGAAAAGCATGTTTACCTTCGACAGGGGGTATCCCTCCATCGCTCTCATCCAGGAATTTGAGAAGATGGGGATGATATACCTCATGCGCTGCAGGACCAAGTTCAACTGTGAGATTGATGCTCTTCCCCTTGGATGTGATACAACAGTCACTAGTGAGGGATCAGTCATCCGGGTCATAAAGTTCGAGCTCAGCTCAGGCCAGGTAGAGACCCTGATCACCAATGACACCGAGCACGAGACTGAGGAATTCAAACGGCTGTACTTCATGAGGTGGGGCATCGAGGGCTCCTACCTGCTCTTGAAGAACCGATTCCAGCTGGAAAACTTCACCGGGAAAACAGAGAATACCCTCAAGCAGGACTTCTGGGCGACCATACTCGCCTCCACCATGCTCATGGTCCTTGAAGAGGACGTGGACGAGCAGATCAGCAAGGAGAGGGAAGACAAAGGCAACAAGTATGAGTATCAGGTTAACCGGAATATATTCGTCGGAATCATGCGTGACGACCTCATTTATGCGCTTACCGCAAAAACTCCGAAGACCCTGACATTGCGGATGAATAAGATTATCCAGAGGGCGGAAAAGTTTGTCTGCCCCATAAAACCAGGGCGGACAGTACCAAGGGCGGAAAACAAGCGAAAGACCAAATTCCATCATAATCACAAGTCAAATTGTTAA
- a CDS encoding helix-turn-helix transcriptional regulator: MKLILDVMPSHVAMTLKLLRKECGISQDRLEEITSFSKSTISLREGRRNKNYPTTTTLGIYCQAYGIRLTEFVARLFLEVELETLPVKQRYAETSLYYY, from the coding sequence ATGAAGTTAATCTTAGATGTGATGCCCTCTCATGTGGCAATGACGCTTAAGCTACTTCGTAAGGAGTGTGGGATAAGCCAAGATAGACTGGAAGAGATTACATCATTCAGCAAGAGCACGATCAGCTTGAGAGAAGGACGAAGAAACAAGAACTACCCAACGACTACAACGCTTGGCATCTATTGCCAGGCATATGGGATTCGACTGACGGAGTTTGTCGCTCGGTTGTTCCTGGAAGTAGAATTGGAGACGTTGCCGGTTAAGCAACGCTACGCTGAAACATCGCTCTACTATTATTAA
- a CDS encoding sugar transferase, translating into MINLAIKRIFDIVSSLLVIIFLIPLWIIIPIVIKRDSKGPVLFKQKRLTKDGRVFEMYKFRSMVVNADKMEAGLFNFRDDPRVTKLGRFLRNSSIDELPQLFNIFKGDMSVIGPRPCVVNELGDFPTLNKRYKKRFLMKAGLTGLAQVKGRNDIIWDEKVTFDNQYIDNFRKYGILIDFKLIFLSILKVFKKDEIYESKINDYMSDAEAAKIAEEEIIRIAHLPD; encoded by the coding sequence ATGATAAATCTTGCCATTAAACGTATATTCGATATTGTAAGCTCTCTTCTTGTAATAATTTTTCTAATACCCCTTTGGATAATTATTCCTATTGTCATCAAGAGGGATTCAAAGGGTCCTGTATTGTTTAAGCAAAAAAGATTAACAAAAGATGGAAGAGTTTTTGAAATGTATAAGTTTCGTTCGATGGTAGTAAATGCTGATAAGATGGAGGCTGGACTTTTTAATTTTAGAGATGACCCAAGAGTGACTAAGTTAGGTAGATTTTTACGCAATAGCAGTATTGATGAACTTCCTCAACTTTTTAATATCTTTAAAGGTGATATGTCTGTTATTGGCCCAAGGCCTTGCGTAGTGAATGAGTTGGGGGATTTTCCAACTTTGAATAAGAGATACAAAAAGCGGTTCCTTATGAAAGCGGGATTAACTGGATTGGCTCAGGTGAAAGGACGTAATGATATTATTTGGGATGAAAAGGTTACATTTGACAATCAATACATCGATAATTTTAGGAAGTATGGTATTTTGATTGATTTTAAGTTGATTTTCCTCTCCATTCTCAAGGTTTTTAAAAAGGATGAAATCTACGAGTCAAAAATCAATGATTATATGAGCGATGCAGAAGCTGCCAAGATTGCCGAAGAGGAGATTATTCGAATCGCACATTTGCCTGATTAA